A stretch of Oreochromis aureus strain Israel breed Guangdong linkage group 11, ZZ_aureus, whole genome shotgun sequence DNA encodes these proteins:
- the snx10b gene encoding sorting nexin-10B isoform X2: protein MTKETDRTENQQVISVWVRDPRMQKNDFWHAYIDYEICLHTDSVCFTKKISQVRRRYSEFVWLRRKLQANSLLMVHVPGLPPKNPFFSLNNARQITDRMKGLQKFLEQVLQNPLLLSDSCLHLFLQSQLSVPMIEACAAGRTHYSVVQAVQRCGLRRFHSEEDLHNNLKISCDSDSDSSEGRDPEHKIKDLEASSLDLIETSQEEEPSCLPRST, encoded by the exons ATGACAAAAGAAACTGACAGAACGGAGAATCAG CAGGTCATCAGTGTCTGGGTACGGGACCCACGGATGCAAAAGAATGACTTCTGGCATGCCTACATAGACTATGAAATTTGTTTACAT ACCGACAGCGTGTGCTTCACCAAGAAGATCTCCCAAGTGAGAAGGAGATACAGTGAGTTTGTATGGCTCAGGCGAAAACTGCAGGCAAATTCACTGCTAAT gGTACATGTACCAGGGCTGCCCCCCAAAAACCCTTTCTTTAGTCTTAATAACGCTCGGCAGATCACTGATCGAATGAAAGGACTCCAGAAATTTTTGGAACA AGTCCTTCAGAACCCTCTGCTGCTGTCCGACAGCTGCCTGCACCTTTTCCTACAGTCACAGCTTAGCGTGCCTATGATAGAGGCCTGCGCTGCTGGGAGGACACACTACTCTGTGGTTCAGGCTGTGCAGCGCTGCGGCCTCCGGAGATTCCACTCAGAAGAGGATCTGCACAATAACCTCAAAATTTCCTGTGACTCTGACTCAGATAG ctctgAGGGTAGGGATCCAGAACACAAGATTAAAGATTTGGAAGCTTCTTCTCTTGATCTCATAGAAACGAGCCAGGAGGAAGAGCCGAGCTGCTTACCTCGTTCTACATGA
- the snx10b gene encoding sorting nexin-10B isoform X1, with the protein MKPFSVGFSYPGSCDVSHSTSSICQYNPSLFHNTVHSIQSFSLCPAFSMQQVISVWVRDPRMQKNDFWHAYIDYEICLHTDSVCFTKKISQVRRRYSEFVWLRRKLQANSLLMVHVPGLPPKNPFFSLNNARQITDRMKGLQKFLEQVLQNPLLLSDSCLHLFLQSQLSVPMIEACAAGRTHYSVVQAVQRCGLRRFHSEEDLHNNLKISCDSDSDSSEGRDPEHKIKDLEASSLDLIETSQEEEPSCLPRST; encoded by the exons ATGAAACCATTCTCTGTTGGATTTTCCTATCCTGGTTCTTGTGATGTTAGTCATTCTACTTCCTCTATCTGCCAATATAATCCTTCCCTTTTTCACAACACAGTGCATTCCATTCAGTCTTTCAGTCTCTGTCCTGCCTTCTCCATGCAGCAGGTCATCAGTGTCTGGGTACGGGACCCACGGATGCAAAAGAATGACTTCTGGCATGCCTACATAGACTATGAAATTTGTTTACAT ACCGACAGCGTGTGCTTCACCAAGAAGATCTCCCAAGTGAGAAGGAGATACAGTGAGTTTGTATGGCTCAGGCGAAAACTGCAGGCAAATTCACTGCTAAT gGTACATGTACCAGGGCTGCCCCCCAAAAACCCTTTCTTTAGTCTTAATAACGCTCGGCAGATCACTGATCGAATGAAAGGACTCCAGAAATTTTTGGAACA AGTCCTTCAGAACCCTCTGCTGCTGTCCGACAGCTGCCTGCACCTTTTCCTACAGTCACAGCTTAGCGTGCCTATGATAGAGGCCTGCGCTGCTGGGAGGACACACTACTCTGTGGTTCAGGCTGTGCAGCGCTGCGGCCTCCGGAGATTCCACTCAGAAGAGGATCTGCACAATAACCTCAAAATTTCCTGTGACTCTGACTCAGATAG ctctgAGGGTAGGGATCCAGAACACAAGATTAAAGATTTGGAAGCTTCTTCTCTTGATCTCATAGAAACGAGCCAGGAGGAAGAGCCGAGCTGCTTACCTCGTTCTACATGA